A DNA window from Paenibacillus sp. HWE-109 contains the following coding sequences:
- a CDS encoding VWA domain-containing protein: MGILVDHWPVMGLLLLLPIYIGWLWISLRRLQGARKKLAISLRTSVLLLLVLALAGPQLTTELHHKTIVFAVDRSDSVKQDGNEAAWLQAAAKARASEKDEAGVVSMALQASIEKPVDSRPLDGFQMTAKSNPQFSNVASGLQLAAGLLPGGNAGRIILMSDGEENVGELLSQGKLLRDRGIRVDVVPLAGKDRRDAAIEAVRLPEKLYQAEAYTVEVVIRSTASAPAQLRVFEDNREMTAQSVQLNKGENRFAFQSLAKEPGFHRYRAEIYLEGDEQSANNTHYGFSSVQGPPKVLIVEGTAGISKNVEGALQSALIPYETIVPELLSNDFAAYAGYQSIILNNVAATQIPQIKMEMIEQAVRDYSVGLVMLGGDNSYGLGGYFKTPIERALPVYMDLRGKREIPSLGIVLVMDKSGSMSGDKMKLAQEAASRTVDLLRDKDTLGVLGFDGVPHWFVEPQKLTDKASIIQKINAIPADGGTEIYTAVEEAYAKLSQIDAQRKHIILLTDGQSSTTQSYEALTEQMQKEQITMSTVAIGTDADQALLSHLAELAKGRYYAAVDQTTIPAIFSREAVLISRTYVVNQPFVPAVTGGSDWSSFLGQGLPVLNGYIATTSKEAAEVILASSEPDPILARWQYGSGRSVAWTSDATGAWSANWVTWPGFTHMLTSMIKWTFPQFEASPIELRTQLKGNELLLQATSGNQEWSDSATQEELRVNVTDESLNKQEVAFTSTAPGSYSAQLPVDKSGVYLSKIELLASNGEANAEKRVVGSSTTGFVIPYSPEYRITDGQGLVKLQQLAELTGGRMLSLEHPEMAFAYAAAPQKRLTPIRAYLLMAALALLLLDIAARRLSLPPGLWVRAFSRRAAAPASPLTQAQTPMARLRERKQLAEHKLQRNEAAAVKPRLIPEEPPTQAAAPVAAAEPAAPPDGMSRLLEAKRRGRK; encoded by the coding sequence GTGGGAATTCTGGTTGATCATTGGCCCGTTATGGGGCTGCTGCTGCTCTTGCCTATCTACATAGGCTGGTTGTGGATAAGTTTGCGCAGGCTCCAGGGAGCTCGTAAAAAGCTGGCTATCTCTCTCCGAACCTCCGTGCTGCTGCTTCTCGTACTTGCGCTTGCAGGACCGCAGCTGACGACAGAACTGCATCACAAAACCATCGTGTTTGCTGTTGACCGCTCGGATAGCGTCAAGCAAGATGGGAATGAAGCGGCTTGGCTTCAAGCGGCAGCGAAAGCGCGAGCCTCCGAGAAAGACGAAGCTGGGGTCGTCTCTATGGCTTTGCAGGCTTCCATTGAGAAGCCTGTAGACAGCAGACCGCTGGATGGTTTTCAAATGACTGCAAAATCGAATCCACAGTTTTCCAATGTAGCCTCGGGCTTGCAGTTGGCAGCGGGACTTCTGCCTGGCGGTAACGCGGGACGAATCATCCTCATGTCAGACGGCGAAGAAAATGTGGGAGAGCTGCTAAGTCAAGGCAAACTATTGCGCGATCGTGGAATCCGTGTAGATGTGGTTCCCTTGGCCGGCAAAGATCGGCGAGATGCTGCAATTGAGGCGGTACGGCTGCCTGAGAAACTGTATCAAGCAGAAGCCTATACGGTTGAAGTTGTTATAAGATCCACGGCTTCGGCTCCTGCGCAATTGCGGGTATTTGAAGACAATCGGGAGATGACGGCACAGTCCGTTCAACTGAATAAAGGCGAGAATCGATTTGCCTTCCAATCATTAGCCAAAGAACCGGGCTTTCATCGATATCGGGCCGAGATTTACCTGGAAGGTGATGAACAGTCTGCCAATAATACGCACTATGGCTTCAGCAGCGTCCAAGGACCGCCGAAAGTCCTTATTGTAGAAGGGACCGCTGGCATTTCCAAAAATGTGGAAGGAGCTTTGCAATCGGCGCTTATTCCTTATGAAACGATCGTACCCGAGCTTCTTTCCAATGATTTTGCCGCATATGCGGGTTATCAGAGCATTATCCTAAATAATGTAGCGGCCACCCAAATTCCGCAGATCAAAATGGAGATGATCGAGCAAGCCGTTCGCGATTACAGTGTTGGACTCGTGATGCTGGGGGGAGATAACAGCTACGGCTTGGGGGGATATTTCAAAACACCGATTGAACGAGCGCTGCCTGTGTACATGGACCTTCGGGGGAAAAGGGAGATTCCGTCATTGGGCATTGTACTCGTGATGGACAAATCGGGCAGCATGTCCGGCGACAAAATGAAACTGGCCCAAGAAGCCGCGTCACGCACCGTTGATTTGCTGAGAGATAAGGATACACTGGGTGTACTTGGTTTTGATGGGGTGCCGCATTGGTTCGTAGAACCTCAGAAATTGACAGACAAAGCCAGTATCATTCAAAAGATTAATGCGATCCCGGCAGATGGCGGTACGGAAATTTACACGGCTGTGGAGGAAGCCTACGCCAAACTTTCGCAAATTGATGCGCAGCGCAAGCATATAATTCTGCTCACGGACGGACAATCGTCTACAACTCAAAGCTATGAAGCGCTGACCGAGCAAATGCAGAAGGAGCAGATCACCATGTCCACTGTGGCTATTGGCACAGATGCCGATCAAGCGCTGCTCAGCCATTTGGCTGAACTAGCCAAGGGAAGATACTACGCGGCGGTTGATCAAACGACAATACCGGCCATTTTCAGTCGGGAAGCGGTCTTGATCTCGCGGACCTATGTGGTGAATCAACCGTTTGTGCCAGCAGTGACGGGCGGATCCGATTGGAGCAGCTTTCTGGGTCAGGGGCTTCCCGTGCTGAATGGTTATATTGCGACAACATCCAAAGAAGCGGCTGAAGTTATTCTTGCCAGTTCCGAGCCTGACCCCATCCTGGCTAGATGGCAGTACGGCTCCGGCCGCTCTGTCGCCTGGACGAGTGATGCAACAGGCGCGTGGTCAGCGAACTGGGTGACTTGGCCGGGATTTACCCACATGCTGACTTCCATGATCAAATGGACGTTTCCGCAATTTGAAGCATCGCCGATTGAGCTTCGCACGCAGTTGAAAGGCAATGAGCTGCTCCTGCAGGCGACAAGTGGGAATCAAGAATGGAGCGACTCTGCAACCCAAGAGGAGTTAAGAGTGAATGTTACGGATGAATCTCTAAATAAACAGGAAGTCGCTTTCACTTCCACGGCGCCAGGCAGTTATTCAGCTCAACTGCCTGTGGATAAGTCTGGCGTTTATTTGAGCAAAATCGAGCTGCTTGCTTCAAACGGCGAAGCCAATGCAGAGAAGCGGGTCGTCGGCAGCTCGACGACAGGGTTCGTGATCCCCTATTCTCCGGAATATCGGATCACGGACGGTCAAGGACTCGTTAAGCTGCAGCAGCTTGCTGAGCTTACCGGCGGCCGGATGCTCTCTCTGGAGCATCCGGAGATGGCCTTTGCTTACGCTGCTGCGCCGCAGAAGCGATTGACCCCCATCCGCGCGTACTTGCTGATGGCAGCGCTCGCGCTGCTGCTGCTGGACATCGCAGCGCGTCGCTTGTCGCTGCCGCCCGGCCTGTGGGTCCGGGCGTTCAGCAGGCGGGCAGCCGCTCCGGCGAGCCCGCTGACCCAAGCGCAGACGCCGATGGCGCGTCTGCGGGAGCGCAAGCAGCTTGCGGAGCACAAGCTGCAGCGGAACGAGGCCGCGGCGGTGAAGCCGCGGCTCATTCCCGAGGAGCCGCCGACGCAGGCTGCGGCTCCCGTGGCGGCGGCGGAGCCAGCAGCGCCGCCTGACGGCATGAGCCGTTTGCTGGAAGCCAAACGGCGGGGACGGAAATAG
- a CDS encoding ABC transporter permease, translating into MMNSKLNWINPVLEKEFRLRMRTFRSPLSILVYLLAIGLIALGFAYINMSNMQAGVLSTTKSSELFYFLSGTQLVLIAFMTPGLTAGVISGEREKQTLNMLLTTQQSSETIILSKLFASLSFMLLTVVATMPLYSIVFLYGGVSPKQVLSVFVFYVFVMLLFGAVGIFFSTVLKKTVISIIATYGFVLFVFGFTALAGLFFANLGRNGIDEDVLGYFLSFNPMAVLVSLMVPDFAKQLFKGHEPLQMWHIFVASYTVLLLLFIWLSVRYLRPIMKRRK; encoded by the coding sequence ATGATGAACAGCAAGTTAAATTGGATTAACCCCGTGCTGGAGAAAGAATTCCGCTTGCGTATGCGGACCTTCCGATCCCCGCTGTCAATTCTGGTGTATTTGCTTGCGATCGGTTTGATCGCACTTGGATTTGCTTACATTAATATGAGCAATATGCAAGCAGGCGTGCTCAGTACAACTAAAAGCAGTGAGTTGTTTTATTTTCTAAGCGGTACGCAGCTGGTTCTTATTGCCTTCATGACACCTGGCTTAACGGCCGGGGTGATCAGCGGAGAACGAGAAAAGCAAACGTTAAATATGCTTCTAACGACGCAACAGAGTTCGGAAACGATCATACTCAGTAAATTATTTGCTTCCCTCAGTTTCATGCTGTTAACGGTCGTAGCGACGATGCCTCTTTACAGTATTGTGTTTCTCTATGGGGGGGTATCGCCGAAACAAGTGCTGTCTGTCTTTGTTTTTTATGTGTTCGTTATGCTGCTATTCGGCGCGGTAGGGATATTCTTTTCAACAGTTTTGAAGAAAACGGTCATTTCGATTATCGCCACGTATGGTTTTGTGCTATTTGTTTTTGGGTTCACCGCTTTGGCGGGATTATTCTTTGCCAATTTGGGACGCAATGGCATCGATGAAGACGTGCTCGGGTATTTCCTAAGCTTTAATCCAATGGCTGTTCTAGTAAGCTTGATGGTCCCTGATTTTGCGAAGCAATTGTTCAAAGGGCATGAACCGCTGCAAATGTGGCACATCTTCGTAGCCTCATACACGGTACTGCTGCTTCTTTTTATCTGGTTAAGCGTCAGGTATTTGCGACCGATTATGAAACGAAGAAAATGA
- a CDS encoding vWA domain-containing protein: MQFATLSGLWFSLSIPVILLLYMLKRQYQDTEVSSHMLWRRILREQEANKPWQRLRRHLLLFLQLIAAILLILAIMQPFVQGQQKAKAHIFFVVDASASMQTRLEQGTRLEAAKQAILDYARKEAKGSSYSLLVMKDQPELLVQRTADIAALEAALQRVSPFYGHTHAQEAISLASALTREEKDGEVRIYTDRQWTDNLDGISFAIPVRIQEPGVSVTNGARVDVDMANVAITQFGVKGNQNGEQFRAVAVLKNWGTTPVTVKTKLSTDMSEIRTESLALKAGEQKSLYLENLPAAQVYQIQLDAPDALEADNAAYAFPEGTGRIQIAYVGEGNLFLQKALVLAKADVLQIQKDKDGLYPAPANVTPDLIVLDGIEETDLKSAKWQQLLKSKPIWQFASTAESSDATPNVADFSVIEHPVTRYLHLQDVHIVQAQQRQPRPWEKAIISAKDFPLVLAGSENGRTKLRFAFSLEHSDFPLRSEFPVMVQNAVSWLTEQQGGNLGRVTADERIEMAFHPETMKAVWKTDRNNGEEQAAERSKEALAPVQKVPSLPGLYEFAEYGAAGEELQVRKLAVVMDASESNNKASEENQLNRIALQASKAENAATRETVLDFIDLIPWLIMALLVLMVLEWEVYRRGNSG, encoded by the coding sequence ATGCAATTCGCAACCTTAAGCGGACTATGGTTCTCGCTTTCAATTCCGGTTATCCTGCTGCTGTATATGCTGAAACGTCAATATCAGGATACCGAGGTATCCAGCCATATGCTGTGGCGGCGAATTCTCCGAGAACAGGAAGCCAACAAGCCATGGCAGCGGCTGCGCAGACATCTTCTGCTATTCCTTCAACTTATAGCAGCAATCCTGCTGATCCTTGCTATCATGCAGCCATTTGTGCAAGGTCAGCAAAAGGCAAAGGCGCATATCTTCTTCGTCGTCGATGCCTCAGCCAGCATGCAAACGCGCTTGGAGCAGGGAACAAGATTGGAAGCTGCAAAACAAGCTATTCTTGATTATGCGCGAAAAGAAGCAAAGGGAAGCAGCTATTCTTTGCTGGTTATGAAGGATCAGCCAGAATTGCTAGTGCAGCGAACGGCAGATATTGCTGCACTCGAGGCGGCCTTGCAGCGGGTTTCGCCATTTTATGGACATACGCATGCACAAGAAGCGATCTCGTTGGCCTCTGCCTTAACCCGTGAAGAGAAGGATGGTGAGGTACGCATCTATACGGATCGTCAATGGACGGACAACCTGGATGGCATATCATTTGCTATTCCTGTTCGTATCCAGGAGCCAGGCGTATCCGTAACCAATGGAGCGCGTGTGGATGTTGATATGGCGAATGTGGCCATTACCCAATTTGGCGTAAAAGGCAACCAGAATGGCGAACAATTCCGTGCTGTTGCGGTTTTGAAGAATTGGGGGACAACGCCTGTCACGGTTAAAACAAAACTATCGACGGATATGTCCGAGATTCGTACGGAATCTTTGGCGCTCAAGGCAGGAGAACAAAAATCACTGTATCTTGAGAATTTGCCGGCTGCACAGGTTTACCAGATCCAATTGGATGCACCTGATGCCCTTGAAGCGGATAATGCGGCTTACGCTTTCCCGGAAGGAACAGGCAGAATCCAGATCGCTTATGTTGGCGAAGGCAATTTATTTCTGCAAAAAGCGCTCGTTTTAGCCAAGGCAGATGTGCTGCAAATTCAAAAGGACAAAGACGGGCTGTATCCGGCGCCGGCTAATGTTACGCCAGATTTGATTGTTCTGGACGGGATCGAGGAAACAGATCTTAAGTCAGCTAAATGGCAGCAATTGCTTAAGTCCAAACCAATTTGGCAGTTTGCATCCACTGCTGAATCTTCGGATGCAACGCCGAATGTTGCTGATTTTTCCGTTATCGAGCATCCGGTAACGCGGTATTTGCATTTGCAGGATGTCCATATTGTGCAGGCGCAGCAAAGACAGCCAAGGCCATGGGAAAAAGCGATCATTTCGGCCAAAGACTTCCCATTGGTGCTGGCAGGTTCCGAAAACGGACGCACCAAGCTGAGGTTTGCCTTTTCACTGGAACACTCGGACTTTCCGCTGCGTTCTGAATTTCCGGTGATGGTGCAAAATGCCGTGTCCTGGTTGACGGAACAACAAGGTGGCAATCTGGGACGTGTCACAGCCGATGAACGAATAGAAATGGCCTTTCACCCTGAAACGATGAAAGCGGTGTGGAAGACGGATAGGAACAATGGCGAGGAGCAGGCAGCAGAACGTTCGAAGGAAGCCTTAGCCCCTGTTCAAAAGGTACCGAGCTTGCCTGGTTTGTATGAATTCGCTGAGTATGGAGCGGCAGGTGAAGAATTGCAAGTTCGCAAGTTAGCTGTCGTCATGGACGCTAGTGAATCCAACAATAAGGCCAGTGAAGAAAATCAATTGAATAGGATTGCTTTACAGGCAAGCAAAGCCGAGAATGCTGCAACTCGTGAAACAGTGCTTGACTTCATTGATCTTATTCCTTGGCTTATTATGGCCTTGCTGGTGTTGATGGTGCTCGAATGGGAGGTGTATCGACGTGGGAATTCTGGTTGA
- a CDS encoding AAA family ATPase, with protein MVESKKQLDEWGSAIRHMQEQIGRVIVGQQDVVEQLLWCILAGGHALLEGIPGLGKTMLVKTIADTVDLQFSRIQFTPDLMPADITGTNVIQFGTQGETSYKFQKGPLFGHVVLADEINRATPKTQSALLEAMQEKTVTVGSETYQLPAPFFVLATQNPLEQEGTYPLPEAQLDRFLLKIHVTYPTKSELKEIVLRTTSAQQLQAEKVADGALLRDIQTGLKDILVADDVLDYAVQLLMNTHPEEATAPESVKQYVRFGSGPRGVQAMIAVSKVKAFLAGRFHVSKQDLNVVAVPALRHRLFLNFEGQAMGISPDSIIASIIQTMESGR; from the coding sequence ATGGTCGAGTCAAAGAAACAGTTGGATGAATGGGGATCGGCAATTCGTCACATGCAAGAACAAATTGGTCGTGTCATAGTAGGCCAGCAAGACGTGGTTGAACAGCTGCTCTGGTGCATTTTGGCGGGAGGACATGCGCTGCTTGAAGGGATTCCGGGTCTGGGGAAAACCATGCTGGTCAAAACGATAGCAGATACCGTTGACCTTCAATTTTCACGCATTCAATTTACACCGGATCTGATGCCGGCAGATATAACGGGGACGAATGTGATTCAATTTGGCACACAAGGGGAGACCTCCTACAAGTTTCAAAAGGGTCCTTTATTCGGTCACGTCGTGCTCGCAGATGAAATTAATCGGGCTACACCCAAGACTCAGAGTGCGCTCCTGGAGGCTATGCAGGAGAAGACGGTAACGGTTGGTTCGGAAACCTATCAACTGCCTGCTCCTTTTTTTGTGTTGGCAACTCAAAATCCCTTGGAGCAAGAAGGGACCTATCCGCTCCCAGAAGCACAGTTGGATCGTTTTCTGCTGAAAATACATGTCACGTATCCTACGAAGAGTGAATTGAAAGAAATTGTTTTGCGAACAACCTCAGCCCAGCAGCTTCAGGCTGAGAAAGTAGCGGATGGCGCACTGCTGCGGGACATTCAAACTGGTTTGAAAGATATTCTGGTTGCCGACGATGTTCTCGATTATGCGGTGCAGCTGCTGATGAATACACACCCGGAAGAAGCGACAGCGCCTGAATCCGTCAAACAATATGTCCGCTTCGGATCAGGCCCTCGTGGTGTTCAGGCGATGATTGCCGTTTCCAAGGTCAAGGCATTTCTGGCAGGCAGGTTTCATGTCTCCAAGCAGGATTTGAATGTGGTGGCGGTCCCGGCCCTGCGGCATCGGTTGTTTCTGAATTTCGAAGGCCAAGCCATGGGCATTTCGCCGGACAGCATCATTGCATCCATTATCCAAACGATGGAGAGCGGCCGATGA
- a CDS encoding ABC transporter ATP-binding protein, translating to MITTKELTKKYGNFTALDSLTMQIDKGTVFGFVGPNGAGKSTTMSILATLLNPTSGTAEVGGYDVTDKPKEVRRLIGYMPDFFGVYDNFKATEYLDFYGASYGISRADRLKLIPQLLDLVNLTEKADFYVDSLSRGMKQRLCLARCLVHEPEVLILDEPASGLDPRARIEMREILKELKAMGKTIIISSHILPELAEMVDEIGVIEYGKLIAKGKVSDIQNRMKANRVLQIRVVNRSEEALAYLKQQPHVTMALQDEKGLHVHFGGTDEDQSLLLARLIETGFPLLSFSEALTNLEDVFLEITKGGGAHDEQQVKLD from the coding sequence ATGATTACAACCAAAGAACTTACTAAAAAATACGGCAATTTTACGGCATTGGATTCCTTGACGATGCAGATTGACAAGGGGACAGTCTTTGGCTTTGTAGGTCCTAATGGAGCGGGTAAATCGACGACGATGTCCATACTTGCCACACTGCTGAATCCGACCTCAGGTACAGCGGAAGTTGGCGGGTATGATGTCACGGATAAGCCCAAAGAAGTACGCAGGCTCATCGGCTACATGCCGGATTTCTTTGGTGTTTATGATAATTTCAAAGCAACGGAGTATTTGGATTTCTACGGAGCCAGTTATGGCATCTCAAGAGCAGACCGGTTGAAATTGATACCGCAATTATTGGACCTTGTAAATTTAACCGAGAAAGCTGATTTTTATGTGGATTCTTTGTCACGTGGGATGAAACAGCGGCTTTGTCTAGCCCGGTGCCTCGTGCATGAGCCAGAGGTTTTAATTTTGGATGAGCCGGCTTCTGGTCTGGACCCTAGAGCGCGTATTGAAATGAGAGAGATTCTGAAAGAACTTAAAGCTATGGGGAAAACGATCATTATTTCTTCGCATATTTTGCCGGAACTCGCTGAAATGGTTGATGAGATCGGTGTCATTGAATATGGGAAGCTGATCGCAAAAGGCAAGGTGTCCGATATTCAAAATCGGATGAAAGCGAATCGTGTGCTGCAAATCAGAGTAGTGAACCGCTCGGAAGAAGCTTTAGCTTACCTGAAGCAGCAGCCGCATGTCACAATGGCACTTCAAGATGAGAAAGGCCTTCATGTTCATTTTGGCGGTACAGATGAGGATCAATCTTTACTCCTTGCGCGTTTGATTGAGACCGGATTCCCGCTTCTTTCATTCAGCGAAGCCTTAACGAATCTGGAAGATGTCTTTCTGGAAATCACCAAAGGAGGCGGCGCCCATGATGAACAGCAAGTTAAATTGGATTAA
- a CDS encoding LiaF transmembrane domain-containing protein encodes MARNSYSIGILLIGLAVVLLLGKLGFFHFVLSFFWPLVLLIPGLLFHFLFFNRTLPVGVLVPGGILTTYALMFFYCNVFGWGSMSYLWPGFILGVAVGLYELHLFDRGSDRGVLIGAMVLGIISAVCFGLTLLLHLGIYVIALILVLAGVAMIIRRRNVW; translated from the coding sequence TTGGCTAGAAATAGCTACTCCATCGGTATCCTGTTAATTGGCCTGGCCGTCGTTCTATTGCTGGGGAAACTCGGTTTTTTCCATTTTGTGCTATCCTTTTTTTGGCCTCTCGTATTGCTCATTCCGGGGCTTCTGTTTCATTTCCTGTTCTTCAACCGGACGTTGCCTGTCGGCGTACTCGTGCCAGGCGGCATTTTAACGACTTATGCACTCATGTTCTTCTATTGCAATGTGTTCGGATGGGGCTCCATGAGTTATCTATGGCCTGGATTCATTTTGGGCGTGGCTGTCGGTTTATACGAACTTCACTTATTTGATCGCGGAAGCGACCGGGGAGTTTTGATTGGCGCCATGGTACTGGGAATCATTTCAGCGGTTTGTTTTGGGCTCACTTTGCTGCTTCATTTAGGAATCTATGTAATCGCTTTGATCCTTGTTCTGGCAGGCG
- a CDS encoding DUF58 domain-containing protein: MSKGLNLLDPALMRRLDQMSIAAKSRIRGTMQGRRRSKDQGSSLEFADYRLYTPGDDTRQLDWHAYGRTGKPFIKLFMDEQELQVHLWLDASKSMDFGQKDGSGSSKWSYARQLAAGIGFLALNRFDRVSAAMFTTQITQQMRLLRGKGSAPRLFEFLAGGQPLGEGDIGAVFRNPALLPRQAGMTWLFSDFLYEQGIEESLKYLLAAKQEVIVVQVLAPEELNPSFSGELRLIDSESGAAREVAMSSKVLESYRAAVQQYTQSLKAFCYERGITYLLAVTDIPPGDFLLGTLRNNGLVR, translated from the coding sequence ATGAGTAAAGGTTTGAATTTGCTTGACCCGGCTCTGATGCGCCGTCTGGATCAAATGAGCATTGCGGCAAAAAGCCGGATTCGAGGAACGATGCAGGGGAGAAGACGCTCCAAAGATCAGGGGTCATCGCTGGAATTCGCTGATTATCGACTGTATACGCCTGGCGATGATACGCGTCAATTAGATTGGCATGCCTATGGACGCACGGGCAAGCCCTTCATCAAACTATTCATGGATGAGCAGGAACTGCAAGTTCATTTGTGGCTGGATGCTTCGAAATCCATGGATTTTGGCCAGAAGGACGGCAGTGGCTCCAGCAAATGGTCGTACGCCAGACAATTGGCTGCTGGCATTGGTTTTTTGGCACTAAATCGATTCGATCGTGTCAGTGCCGCGATGTTTACAACGCAAATAACCCAGCAGATGCGACTTCTCCGAGGGAAAGGAAGCGCACCGCGGCTTTTTGAGTTTCTGGCTGGTGGTCAGCCATTGGGAGAAGGCGATATCGGGGCTGTCTTTCGCAATCCTGCCCTCTTGCCTCGCCAAGCGGGGATGACTTGGTTGTTCTCTGATTTTCTATATGAACAAGGGATTGAAGAGTCGCTCAAGTATTTGCTTGCCGCGAAGCAGGAAGTCATCGTCGTGCAAGTGCTGGCTCCTGAAGAGCTTAACCCTTCGTTTAGCGGAGAGCTGCGATTAATTGACAGTGAGTCAGGAGCTGCTAGAGAAGTAGCGATGAGCAGCAAGGTGCTGGAGTCCTACAGAGCGGCCGTACAGCAATACACACAGTCGCTAAAAGCATTTTGTTATGAGCGAGGAATCACCTATTTGCTGGCGGTGACGGATATCCCGCCAGGGGATTTTCTGTTAGGCACATTAAGAAACAATGGACTTGTGAGGTGA
- a CDS encoding MFS transporter, giving the protein MAPISKQDKKQKPLWTKAFLITSLSNLLLFFSFQMLIPTIPTHVSELGGNDVQVGLVIGVFTISSLLTRPFAGRALDLLGRKHVLLVGLAICALTIAGYSYMAAIALILAARFVHGIGWGMSTTSLGTVIADIIPPERRGEGMGYYGLSNTFAMALAPLTGLWIMSTYGFPRVLLISTILALLSLFSSLFITYNKPQPLEKSAQPPKLIDRLWERSSLLPSALLLCTAICYGGIVTFITLFGHEAGISNVGWFFLCNASMVLLIRPITGILFDRKGPAWVLFPGALFTIAGLLLLSYAHSELSLAISALCYGVGFGSLQPALQAWTIARAEPSRRGAANGTFFSANDLGIGLGAMALGAIATSSGSYAFMYRCSTVLIIIFILIYGWCFWQARRSTLQFAHK; this is encoded by the coding sequence ATGGCGCCAATATCTAAACAAGACAAGAAACAAAAACCCTTATGGACCAAAGCTTTTCTAATTACATCCTTATCCAATCTATTGCTCTTCTTTAGTTTTCAGATGCTCATCCCAACCATCCCGACCCATGTATCTGAGCTAGGAGGAAACGACGTTCAGGTCGGTTTAGTCATTGGCGTTTTTACGATTTCTTCGTTGTTGACCCGGCCTTTCGCCGGTCGAGCGCTCGATTTGCTGGGGAGAAAACATGTCCTGCTTGTCGGCCTTGCGATCTGTGCCTTAACGATTGCCGGATACTCCTATATGGCCGCCATTGCCCTCATTCTTGCGGCCCGCTTCGTGCATGGCATTGGTTGGGGCATGTCCACGACCTCACTCGGCACGGTCATCGCCGATATTATTCCGCCTGAGCGGCGAGGTGAAGGCATGGGTTATTATGGTCTTTCGAATACGTTTGCCATGGCTCTGGCGCCGTTGACAGGTCTATGGATTATGAGTACGTACGGTTTCCCTCGCGTGCTGCTTATCTCCACGATTCTTGCCCTGCTATCTTTGTTTAGTTCTTTATTTATTACGTATAACAAACCTCAGCCTCTCGAAAAGTCGGCTCAACCGCCAAAACTCATAGATCGGTTATGGGAACGATCGTCTCTGCTTCCTTCTGCTCTCTTGCTCTGTACAGCCATTTGTTACGGAGGCATTGTGACCTTCATAACCTTGTTTGGCCATGAAGCCGGCATTTCGAATGTAGGTTGGTTTTTCTTGTGCAACGCGTCAATGGTGCTGCTTATTCGGCCGATTACCGGCATCCTTTTTGATCGAAAAGGACCAGCTTGGGTGCTTTTTCCCGGTGCACTCTTCACGATTGCCGGACTGCTCCTGCTATCTTATGCGCATTCCGAATTAAGTCTCGCCATCTCTGCGCTTTGCTATGGTGTCGGCTTCGGATCCTTGCAGCCTGCCTTGCAAGCGTGGACGATCGCACGTGCCGAACCCAGCCGCCGAGGCGCAGCCAATGGCACCTTCTTCTCCGCCAATGACCTTGGCATCGGCCTTGGAGCTATGGCTCTGGGAGCTATTGCGACCAGCAGCGGGAGCTATGCCTTTATGTATCGTTGTTCCACCGTTCTTATCATCATCTTCATCCTGATTTACGGATGGTGTTTCTGGCAAGCCCGGCGCAGCACCTTGCAATTCGCTCACAAATGA